CTCACCGCACTCGTCCTGCACGACGGCGACCTGCGCAAGCGCACCCTGCCGTCGAGCGGTCGCCCTGTCGCTGCAGACGAGGAGGGGCGGGTGCTGTCCGTCGGCTCGGCGGGCCACTGGTGGTCCTCCGGCGATGGTGGCGACGTCACCACGGGCACGCTGCTCACCCCGCCGGCCTACGGGTCCTTGCCGGGCACGGTGCTCGGCGTCGGGGGTACGACCCTCGTGGTCAACTGGACCCGCAGCAACCAGACGACCCACCTGGTCGGGTACGACGTCTCGGACCAGATGAGCGTGGCGTGGAAGATGACCGTGCCCGGACGGGTCGCGCAGGAGGACTTCAGCATCTCCCCGGACGGGTCCTGGGCCACGGCCGGGACCGAGGCCATCGACCTGGCGAGCGGCAAGAAGAGCCAGCTGGGCCAGGACTGGTCGACCATCCGGATCCTCGACGACCGGGCGTGGTCCCGCAGCTCCCTCGCGACGAGGAAGGGAGCGAGCACCGAGCCGCTCCCCACGCCCGTCGTCGACCCAGACGGCGTCCCCGTCGCGGTGACCGGCAAGGGGCTGGGGCTGATCGTGGCGTCGGAGAGTGGCGCACCCGCGCGGATCTACGCCCTGCGCCCCGATCCTGACGCGTAGGCGACGACCGAGAGGAGACCGACCATGACCCTCCGCGTGGCCGTCATCGGCGGCGGCATCATCGGTACGGCCGTGGCGCGCCTGCTCGCCCGTGAGCACGACGCCACCGTGACCCTGCTCGACAAGGAGGGCCACCTCGCCGGGCACCAGACCGGGCACAACAGCGGGGTCGTCCACGCCGGCCTGTACTACGAGCCCGGCAGCATGAAGGCGACGTTGTGCCGCAGGGGAGTCGGCCTGCTGCGGGAGTTCGTCGACGAGCACGACATCGCCTACGACGAGTGCGGCAAGGTCGTCGTCGCCCTCGACGAGGTCCAGGCCGGGCGCCTCGACGCGCTCCACGCGCGGGCGGTCGCCAACGGCGTGCCCGGTGCGCGGCTCGTCGACCGTGACGGTCTCCACGACATCGAGCCCGGTGCCACGGGGGTGCGCGCGCTGCACTCGCCGACGACGGCGATCGTCGACTACCCCGCCGTGACGCGGGCGCTCGGCGCCCAGCTCACCGACGCCGGGGGAGAGGTGCGGCTCGGCCACGAGGTGACCGGCATCGCCGACCGTGGCACCGGGGTGTGCGTCGAGACGATGGCGAAGGGGGCCTCCGACGGGGGTGAGTACGACCTCGTCATCGCGTGCGGTGGTCTGCAGAGCGATCGGCTCGCGGCCATGGTCGGTGAGTCGCGCAGCCCGCGGATCGTGCCCTTCTACGGGGACTACTTCGTGCTGCCGCGCGAGCAGCGCGCGGCGGTGCGGGGGATGGTCTACCCGGTGCCGGACCCGCGCTACCCCTTCCTCGGCGTGCACGTCACGCCGCGCGTCGACGGTGTGCTGACGCTCGGCCCCAATGCCTTCCTCTCGCTCGGGCGCGAGTCCTACGGCCGTCGTGCGCCGGTTCCCGCGGACGTCCTCGACGTCGTGGGCTTCTCGGGGTTCTGGCGCTTCGCTGCCGCGAACCTGCCTGCGGCAGTGAGGGAGTCGCGCACCGCGCTCAGCTCGAGGCAGTTCGTCGCCGAGGCCCGCAAGTACGTGCCCGGGCTCGACACCTCCGGTGCCGTCCGCGGGACGAGGGGCGTGCGGGCGCAGGCGATGGGCGAGGACGGGCGTCTCGTCGACGACTTCGTCATCACCGGCACCGACCGGGTGGTGCTCGTGCGCAACGCGCCCTCGCCCGGCGCGACCTCTGCACTGGCGATCGCCGAGCACGTCGTGGCCGAGGCCATGGCCCGACGCTCGAGGCGCTGAACGACGCTCGGGGCGCTGAAGGACGCGCGGGGCGCTGAACCACGGTCGGGTCGGGGCGCGGCCCCCTTCGGCCGTGACGTCGTCGGCGCGAGCAGGCATGCTGGACCCATGCGTGCAATCTGGAAGGGTGCGGTCTCCTTCGGCCTCGTCAACGTCCCGGTCCGCCTGTACTCGGCGACGGAGAACCACGACGTCCAGTTCCGTCAGGTGCACCGCACCGACGGGGGCCGGATCAAGTACAAGCGGTTTTGCAGCAAGGACGGCGAGGAGGTCGCCTACGACGACATCGCCAAGGGGTACGAGACCGAGGACGGCAGCATGATCGTCCTGACGGACGAGGACATGGCTGATCTCCCGACGCGCTCCAGCAAGGAGATCAGCGTCGAGAAGTTCGTCCCCGAGGACCAGATCGATCCGATGCTCCTGGACAAGAGCTACTACCTCGAGCCGGACAAGTCCGCGACCAAGCCCTATGTGCTGCTGCGCGAGGCGCTCGAGGTCCAGGGCCGCATGGCGATCGTCACCGTCTCGATCCGCACCCGGATGACGATGGCCGTCCTGCGTGTCCGCGATGGCGTCATCGTCATGCAGACGATGCTCTGGCCCGACGAGATCCGGGCGGCGGACTTCGCGACGGTCGAGGACCAGGAGGTCAGCGACAAGGAGATGTCGATGGCCCGCATGCTGATCGACGAGCTCGCTGGCGACTACGACCCGGACGAGTACGAGGACGACTACGCGCTCGCCGTCGAGGCGCTCGTCAAGGCCAAGCTCGAAGGGGGCGAGGTCCAGCAGCCCGAGGTCGAGGAGGAGGAGTCCGGCGAGGTCGTCGACCTACTCGCCGCACTCGCCCGGTCGGTGGAGAAGGCGAAGGCGTCGCGGGGAGAGAGCACGTCGAGCGCTCCGGCCACGAAGGCTCCGGCGAAGAAGGCCCCGGCCAAGAAGAGCGCGGCCAAGAAGTCGACCACGAAGAAG
The genomic region above belongs to Janibacter limosus and contains:
- a CDS encoding Ku protein, with protein sequence MRAIWKGAVSFGLVNVPVRLYSATENHDVQFRQVHRTDGGRIKYKRFCSKDGEEVAYDDIAKGYETEDGSMIVLTDEDMADLPTRSSKEISVEKFVPEDQIDPMLLDKSYYLEPDKSATKPYVLLREALEVQGRMAIVTVSIRTRMTMAVLRVRDGVIVMQTMLWPDEIRAADFATVEDQEVSDKEMSMARMLIDELAGDYDPDEYEDDYALAVEALVKAKLEGGEVQQPEVEEEESGEVVDLLAALARSVEKAKASRGESTSSAPATKAPAKKAPAKKSAAKKSTTKKAAAKKAPAKKSTAKKSAPKKKAS
- the lhgO gene encoding L-2-hydroxyglutarate oxidase → MTLRVAVIGGGIIGTAVARLLAREHDATVTLLDKEGHLAGHQTGHNSGVVHAGLYYEPGSMKATLCRRGVGLLREFVDEHDIAYDECGKVVVALDEVQAGRLDALHARAVANGVPGARLVDRDGLHDIEPGATGVRALHSPTTAIVDYPAVTRALGAQLTDAGGEVRLGHEVTGIADRGTGVCVETMAKGASDGGEYDLVIACGGLQSDRLAAMVGESRSPRIVPFYGDYFVLPREQRAAVRGMVYPVPDPRYPFLGVHVTPRVDGVLTLGPNAFLSLGRESYGRRAPVPADVLDVVGFSGFWRFAAANLPAAVRESRTALSSRQFVAEARKYVPGLDTSGAVRGTRGVRAQAMGEDGRLVDDFVITGTDRVVLVRNAPSPGATSALAIAEHVVAEAMARRSRR